A window of the Lolium perenne isolate Kyuss_39 chromosome 7, Kyuss_2.0, whole genome shotgun sequence genome harbors these coding sequences:
- the LOC127313559 gene encoding protein STRICTOSIDINE SYNTHASE-LIKE 10-like produces the protein MAIGTRGLAAVAMISVALLLLLIFPTTAAAAAVPSIDARRTRHLPLPPGLLRGPESVAFDNKGQGPYSGVSDGRVLRWNGDALGWTTYSYSPGYSSEACTASALRPETATESQCGRPLGLRFHLNSGYLYVADAYKGLMRVAPGGGEAMVLVTEVDGVPLRFTNGVDVDQVTGEVYFTDSSMTYQRSQHEMVTRTGDSTGRLMRYDPRTGKVVVLQSGITYPNGLAMSADRTHLIISSTGPCKLLRYWIKGSKIGTMELFANLPGYPDNVRPDKRGGYWVALHREKNEDPFRVDSHLLALRVSGQGQIIEEMRGPKSVRPTEIVERKGGRLFMGSVELPYVSVVTRKSTQIEIN, from the coding sequence ATGGCCATCGGCACTAGGGGTCTCGCCGCCGTCGCGATGATCTCCGTCGccctcctgctcctgctcatcTTTCCTACcaccgccgccgcggccgccgttCCAAGCATCGACGCCAGGCGGACGCGCCACCTGCCGCTGCCACCAGGACTCCTGCGCGGCCCGGAGAGCGTCGCCTTTGACAACAAAGGCCAGGGCCCCTACAGCGGCGTCTCCGACGGCCGCGTGCTCAGGTGGAACGGGGACGCTCTCGGATGGACGACCTACTCGTACAGCCCTGGCTACAGCAGCGAAGCGTGCACGGCGTCCGCCCTTCGCCCGGAGACTGCCACCGAGAGCCAGTGTGGCCGCCCGCTCGGCCTGCGCTTCCACCTCAACTCCGGCTACCTGTATGTGGCCGACGCCTACAAGGGGCTCATGCGGGTTGCGCCAGGTGGTGGCGAGGCGATGGTGTTGGTCACCGAGGTTGATGGCGTGCCTCTCCGATTCACCAACGGGGTGGACGTTGACCAAGTCACCGGTGAGGTCTATTTCACCGACAGCTCCATGACCTACCAAAGGTCGCAACATGAGATGGTCACGCGAACCGGAGACTCGACTGGACGGCTGATGAGGTACGACCCACGAACAGGAAAGGTTGTCGTGCTCCAGTCCGGCATCACTTACCCCAATGGCCTTGCCATGAGCGCCGATAGGACACATCTCATCATCTCATCGACTGGACCATGCAAGCTACTAAGGTATTGGATCAAGGGCTCCAAGATTGGCACAATGGAGCTATTCGCTAATCTTCCGGGCTATCCCGATAATGTGAGGCCCGACAAGAGAGGAGGATATTGGGTGGCGCTACACCGTGAGAAGAACGAAGATCCCTTCAGGGTCGATAGCCACTTGCTAGCTTTGAGGGTAAGTGGTCAAGGACAAATCATTGAGGAAATGCGAGGACCCAAGAGCGTCAGGCCAACCGAGATAGTGGAGAGGAAAGGTGGAAGACTATTCATGGGATCCGTCGAGCTTCCTTACGTATCCGTTGTCACACGCAAATCAACGCAAATAGAGATCAATTAG
- the LOC127318007 gene encoding putative clathrin assembly protein At5g35200: MAGGGTQQSLRKYLGALKDTTTVSLAKVNSDYKELDIAIVKATNHSERPSREKYIREIFLSISAARPRADVAYCIHALARRLSKTRNWAVALKTLIVIHRALREVDPTFREELINYGRSRSHMLNMAYFKDDSSSGAWDYSAWVRTYALYLEERLECFRVLKYDVESDPPRTRDLDTVGVLDHLPPLQQLLFRLLACQPQGASSYNVIIQHALSMVALESVKIYTAISDGTINLVDKFFEMQRNDAVRALDIYKRATNQSERLSEFYEVCKTIHVGRGEKFLKIEQPPLSFLQTMEEYVADAPAMKDKAILAIEYNKEPEEEVKPTSPPPVSEPEVEQEPEPEPEPVTEEAPASQPADLLGLNETHPSVAEIDEKNALALAIIPIDDVPKAAPSFENGVTGWELALVTAPSSNETAAASGKKLAGGLDLLTLDSLYDDANRRASQPASYNPWETPGAALMMQQPAPMQDPFYGSNGYAAPHAVQMATMAQQQQAFMLQQQMMMASHHPQVHQQQQFQAAPANPFGANPFAPAGAHHPYGGASTGMMPLHAGTGNTYTGLI, translated from the exons ATGGCGGGCGGTGGCACTCAGCAGAGCCTCAGGAAGTACCTTGGAGCCCTCAAGGACACGACGACTGTGAGCTTGGCGAAAGTAAACAGTGATTATAAG GAACTGGACATTGCAATTGTGAAAGCCACGAACCATAGTGAGCGTCCATCAAGGGAGAAATACATAAGAG AAATTTTCCTTTCCATTTCTGCTGCAAGGCCACGGGCAGATGTAGCTTATTGCATTCATGCCCTTGCCAGGCGTCTTTCGAAGACACGAAATTGGGCG GTTGCACTGAAGACATTAATTGTCATACACCGTGCCCTTCGAGAAGTTGATCCCACATTTCGTGAAGAGCTAATTAATTATGGAAGATCTAGATCACATATGCTAAATATGGCCTACTTTAAGGATGATTCTAGTTCAGGAG CTTGGGATTATTCTGCATGGGTACGCACTTATGCTTTATATTTAGAAGAGAGACTTGAATGTTTCCGCGTGCTGAAGTATGATGTGGAGTCAGACCCTCCG AGGACTAGGGATCTTGATACTGTTGGTGTGCTTGATCATCTGCCACCACTGCAGCAGCTTCTTTTCCGACTCCTTGCTTGCCAG CCACAAGGGGCATCCTCTTATAATGTTATAATCCAACATGCGCTTTCAATG GTTGCTTTGGAGAGTGTTAAGATCTACACCGCCATTAGTGATGGAACAATCAATCTTGTTGACAAG TTCTTTGAGATGCAAAGAAATGACGCTGTTAGGGCACTTGATATATACAAAAGAGCAACTAACCAG TCTGAGAGATTATCGGAATTTTATGAAGTGTGTAAAACAATTCATGTAGGACGTGGTGAGAAGTTTTTGAAAATTGAACAG CCTCCGTTGTCATTTTTGCAAACTATGGAAGAATATGTGGCAGATGCTCCTGCAATGAAAGATAAG GCCATACTGGCTATAGAGTACAACAAAGAGCCAGAGGAGGAAGTGAAGCCAACTTCACCTCCTCCTGTTTCAGAACCCGAAGTGGAACAAGAGCCGGAGCCAGAACCAGAACCAGTAACAGAGGAAGCACCTGCATCTCAACCAGCTGACTTGCTG GGTCTGAATGAGACACACCCTTCTGTAGCTGAAATTGATGAGAAGAACGCTCTAGCGCTGGCAATTATTCCAATAG ATGACGTGCCCAAAGCCGCTCCCTCTTTTGAAAATGGAGTCACGGGCTGGGAACTGGCCCTTGTCACTGCACCCAGTTCAAATGAAACTGCTGCCGCTTCAGGCAAAAAATTG GCTGGTGGACTAGACTTGCTCACCCTTGACAGCCTATACGATGATGCGAACCGACGAGCGAGCCAGCCCGCGAGCTATAACCCCTGGGAGACCCCCGGTGCCGCCCTGATGATGCAGCAGCCAGCACCAATGCAGGATCCATTCTACGGCTCGAACGGGTACGCGGCGCCCCATGCTGTGCAGATGGCCACCATGGCCCAGCAGCAGCAGGCCTTCATGCTCCAGCAGCAGATGATGATGGCCAGCCACCACCCTCAGGTCCACCAGCAGCAGCAATTCCAGGCAGCCCCTGCGAACCCGTTCGGAGCCAACCCGTTCGCACCTGCCGGTGCTCACCACCCTTATGGTGGTGCCAGCACCGGAATGATGCCCCTCCACGCAGGCACAGGCAATACCTACACCGGGCTAATCTAG